In the genome of Caldalkalibacillus salinus, one region contains:
- a CDS encoding DUF84 family protein — protein MSVHIALGSSSPDKQGYVQEVAKDLELDVVVVPTAVDSGVSEQPLSSIETKTGSVERARQALVFNPASQLSIGIEAGYRYNEHQKYELLCWSTVMDHRQRIVSCVSHAFLLPQFFQNILQQNLPLGEYIDVYQQRAQTKQEQRLADIISSRRPFIYTATRDALLRYFTRHEF, from the coding sequence ATGAGTGTTCATATTGCTTTAGGATCATCATCGCCAGATAAGCAAGGATATGTGCAAGAGGTTGCTAAGGATCTAGAGCTAGATGTTGTCGTCGTCCCAACGGCAGTTGACAGTGGCGTATCTGAGCAACCCCTCAGTTCTATAGAGACGAAGACGGGGTCTGTTGAACGTGCGAGACAAGCTTTAGTATTCAATCCCGCAAGTCAACTCAGTATTGGAATTGAAGCGGGATATAGATATAATGAACACCAGAAATATGAATTATTATGCTGGAGTACCGTCATGGACCATCGTCAACGGATCGTATCGTGTGTCTCTCACGCCTTTTTGTTACCTCAATTCTTTCAAAACATTTTACAACAGAATCTTCCTTTAGGGGAGTATATTGACGTGTATCAACAGCGAGCACAGACAAAACAAGAACAACGATTAGCAGACATCATCTCGTCACGTCGTCCTTTTATCTATACCGCCACACGAGACGCATTACTCCGCTACTTTACAAGACATGAATTTTAA
- the pyrE gene encoding orotate phosphoribosyltransferase codes for MREEIAQVLLSIGAVELRPQDPFIWSSGIRSPIYCDNRLTMSYPHVRKRIADGLAKTIRDHFGPVDVVAGTATAGIPHAAWVSEQLGSPMLYVRSSAKGHGKQTQIEGKVVEGQRVIVIEDLISTGKSSLQAVKACRHAGLVVEGVVAIFSYNFDQALEAFEREDVPYRTLTDYHTLLAIAEKEGSLSAEDKQALSSWNPFSA; via the coding sequence ATGAGAGAAGAGATAGCACAGGTATTACTTTCGATTGGTGCCGTTGAGTTGAGACCACAAGACCCGTTCATCTGGAGCTCCGGCATCCGATCACCTATTTATTGTGATAATCGATTAACGATGTCCTACCCTCACGTTCGTAAAAGAATTGCAGACGGATTAGCGAAGACCATTCGCGATCACTTTGGACCAGTAGACGTTGTAGCAGGGACAGCAACGGCAGGCATCCCGCACGCAGCATGGGTATCCGAACAACTAGGATCGCCTATGTTGTATGTCCGCTCAAGTGCAAAAGGGCATGGCAAACAGACACAAATCGAGGGGAAGGTCGTTGAGGGACAACGAGTCATCGTCATAGAGGATCTGATTTCAACGGGTAAAAGTTCTCTCCAAGCGGTCAAAGCATGTCGGCATGCTGGTCTCGTTGTTGAGGGAGTAGTGGCGATCTTTAGCTACAACTTTGATCAAGCACTAGAAGCGTTCGAACGAGAGGATGTACCCTATCGTACATTGACAGATTATCACACACTTTTAGCTATAGCGGAGAAAGAAGGATCTTTATCGGCTGAGGACAAGCAAGCGTTGTCCTCGTGGAACCCTTTCAGTGCATAA
- the pyrF gene encoding orotidine-5'-phosphate decarboxylase: MSMNATNDPSIMIALDFQDADQAISFVHFIDNNHTFSKPWFKVGMELYYAAGPTIIAKIKEKGFPIFLDLKLHDIPNTVKGAARSITSLGVDMFNVHCSGGSAMLEAAREGIAEATSAHSSQHSPLLIGVTQLTSTSEVVLREEIGIPLTIEEAVTHYATLAHQHGLDGVVSSPLEVQSIKAACGPSFITVTPGIRPASVSRGDQVRVTTPRQAKTLGTDFMVIGRAVTQATDPIKALEDIYAEIV; this comes from the coding sequence ATGAGCATGAATGCAACGAACGATCCCAGCATCATGATCGCGCTAGACTTTCAAGATGCAGATCAAGCCATATCTTTTGTTCACTTCATCGATAACAATCATACATTTAGTAAGCCATGGTTTAAAGTAGGAATGGAGCTGTATTACGCAGCAGGACCCACTATTATAGCGAAGATTAAAGAAAAGGGTTTTCCTATCTTTCTTGATCTCAAACTACACGATATCCCTAACACTGTGAAAGGGGCTGCTCGGAGTATCACCTCACTCGGTGTCGATATGTTTAATGTCCACTGTAGTGGAGGTTCGGCGATGTTGGAGGCTGCGAGAGAAGGTATTGCAGAGGCGACTTCAGCGCATTCGTCGCAACATTCCCCCTTACTCATCGGGGTCACACAGCTGACAAGTACGAGTGAGGTAGTGTTAAGAGAAGAGATTGGCATTCCTCTTACAATAGAGGAGGCAGTGACTCATTATGCTACATTGGCACACCAACATGGCTTAGACGGTGTTGTCAGTTCACCACTTGAGGTCCAATCTATCAAAGCGGCATGTGGTCCTTCATTCATCACAGTGACACCAGGTATCAGACCGGCTTCTGTGAGCAGAGGGGACCAAGTACGTGTGACAACACCTCGTCAAGCGAAAACTTTAGGGACGGATTTTATGGTGATAGGTCGAGCAGTGACGCAAGCGACAGACCCTATCAAAGCTTTAGAGGATATCTACGCTGAAATAGTATAA
- a CDS encoding dihydroorotate dehydrogenase, whose amino-acid sequence MNINKDTTEDKAQYRGAEHERLQVTLGDLVLKNPIIPASGCFGFGREYSQFYALSELGAIAIKATTLEPRFGNPTPRVAETHAGMLNAIGLQNPGLNKVLLEELPWLDQYDVPIFANVAGSTEEDYVTVAARLSQAPNVAAIELNISCPNVKCGGITFGTDPVIASELVRKVKAVSQKPLYVKLSPNVADIVEMALAVEEAGADGLSMINTLLGMRIDLKTKAPILANRSGGLSGPAIKPVALRMIYEVSQRVSIPIVGMGGIQSADDVIEFFLAGASAVGVGTANFVDPLICPTLIRELPKKLDAYGVTHIGELQGQAWRSERMEVL is encoded by the coding sequence ATGAACATAAACAAGGACACGACGGAGGATAAAGCCCAATATCGTGGTGCTGAGCATGAAAGGTTACAAGTGACACTTGGTGACTTGGTGCTCAAAAACCCGATCATACCCGCCTCAGGTTGTTTTGGCTTTGGTAGGGAGTACAGCCAATTTTACGCTTTGAGCGAATTGGGGGCGATTGCGATCAAAGCGACGACACTAGAACCACGCTTTGGAAATCCAACGCCAAGGGTAGCGGAGACCCATGCAGGCATGCTAAACGCCATTGGGTTACAAAACCCGGGACTAAATAAGGTGCTACTGGAAGAGCTGCCTTGGCTCGATCAGTACGATGTCCCTATTTTTGCAAATGTAGCGGGGAGTACTGAAGAAGACTATGTGACCGTCGCAGCTCGGTTAAGTCAAGCGCCCAATGTTGCCGCCATCGAATTGAATATCTCTTGCCCTAACGTTAAGTGTGGCGGGATCACGTTTGGAACAGACCCAGTGATTGCCTCTGAATTGGTGCGAAAGGTCAAGGCAGTGTCCCAGAAACCTCTGTACGTCAAGCTTTCGCCAAACGTAGCGGATATTGTTGAGATGGCCTTAGCGGTGGAGGAAGCGGGGGCAGACGGATTAAGCATGATCAATACGCTTCTTGGCATGCGCATTGACCTCAAAACAAAGGCACCCATTCTGGCCAATCGATCAGGCGGCCTATCAGGACCTGCTATTAAACCTGTGGCTTTGAGGATGATCTATGAAGTGAGCCAACGGGTCTCCATTCCGATCGTTGGCATGGGGGGGATTCAATCGGCAGATGATGTGATCGAATTTTTCCTCGCAGGGGCATCCGCTGTAGGGGTCGGTACGGCCAACTTTGTCGATCCGCTTATCTGTCCAACGCTCATAAGAGAACTGCCCAAGAAACTAGACGCTTATGGTGTGACACATATCGGAGAATTGCAGGGCCAAGCATGGCGTAGTGAGCGAATGGAGGTGCTGTAG
- a CDS encoding dihydroorotate dehydrogenase electron transfer subunit has translation MMIKEDMTVIRHEELANDICLLVLKGELVTHASPGQFVHVRVSEKGMAMPLLRRPISISDIDLEQMTMSIIYRVEGEGTRRLAKQKVGEIVDVLGPLGQGFETSHLTSGDNVLIVGGGVGVPPLYYLSQTLVQQGCKVTHVLGYQTKNHSFLVHSFETLGETHVTTVDGSLGTQGFVTNVIDRWPLEQWDSLFACGPTPMLKALEERFLDHSNAFLSLEERMGCGIGACFACVCQTPSEQPYDYRKVCTDGPVFRVGEVIL, from the coding sequence TTGATGATTAAAGAGGACATGACCGTTATTCGTCACGAGGAGTTGGCGAATGATATCTGCCTCCTGGTCCTCAAAGGCGAACTTGTTACACATGCTTCACCAGGTCAATTTGTGCATGTGCGTGTTTCAGAAAAAGGGATGGCTATGCCCTTACTACGTCGACCGATTAGTATCAGTGATATTGATTTAGAGCAGATGACAATGAGCATCATCTACCGTGTTGAAGGAGAAGGGACGCGTAGGCTGGCTAAGCAAAAAGTGGGAGAGATAGTGGATGTATTAGGGCCTTTAGGCCAAGGTTTTGAGACGAGTCACCTTACATCAGGTGATAACGTCTTGATCGTCGGAGGCGGTGTCGGTGTCCCACCGTTATATTATTTATCTCAGACATTAGTCCAACAAGGGTGTAAGGTGACACACGTCCTCGGTTACCAGACCAAAAACCATAGTTTCCTAGTCCATTCCTTTGAGACACTAGGTGAAACGCATGTGACGACGGTGGATGGTTCCTTGGGGACGCAAGGATTCGTCACTAATGTGATCGATCGTTGGCCACTTGAGCAGTGGGATAGCCTATTTGCTTGTGGCCCCACCCCCATGTTAAAGGCATTGGAAGAACGGTTTCTAGACCACAGCAACGCCTTTCTATCATTAGAGGAACGTATGGGATGCGGCATCGGTGCCTGCTTCGCTTGTGTGTGTCAAACGCCTAGTGAACAGCCTTATGACTACCGTAAAGTATGTACGGATGGTCCTGTGTTTCGTGTGGGGGAGGTTATACTATGA
- the carB gene encoding carbamoyl-phosphate synthase large subunit — protein MPRSHELQKILVIGSGPIVIGQAAEFDYAGTQACQALKEEGYEVILINSNPATIMTDTNMADKVYIEPITLSFVSRIIRQEKPDGVLPTLGGQTGLNMAVELANSGILEEENVRLLGTDLSAIQKAEDRDQFRSLMNALNEPVPDSEIIHTVEEALTFAKQVGYPVIVRPAYTLGGTGGGIASNEEKLIDIVSNGLKQSPAHQCLIEKSIAGFKEVEYEVMRDANDTCIVVCNMENFDPVGVHTGDSIVFAPTQTLSDREVQMLRSSALRIIRALGIEGGCNVQFALDPDTYQYYVIEVNPRVSRSSALASKATGYPIAKIAAKIAVGYHLDELINPVTQKTYASFEPALDYVVTKIPRWPFDKFQSANRTLGTQMKATGEVMSIGRTLEESLLKAVRSLELGAYHLELDELSQTDDVTLRERSVEADDERIFIVTEALRRGHSVEDIWSWTRIDRFFLHKLEHIVSIEQHLQHRRFQLDSLHDAKKYGFTDQKIAELWDTETEEVRAFRQQGGITPVYKMVDTCAAEFDSATPYYYSSYEVENEVTSTSKEKIMVLGSGPIRIGQGVEFDYATVHAVWAIKEAGYEAIIINNNPETVSTDFNTSDKLYFEPLYIEDVLNVIEQERPEGVIVQFGGQTAINLTEGLQRAGVRIIGTDKEHIDAAEDREKFERLMHELAIPQPPGQTVTSVEEAVHTADELGFPVLVRPSYVLGGRAMEIVYNRDELLNYMAKAVKVNPKHPVLIDRYMLGKEIEVDAICDGKDVLIPGIMEHIERAGVHSGDSIAVYPPQTMSEDIKRQIIDTTTKIALGLEIKGLLNIQFVIYQGTVYVIEVNPRASRTVPFLSKITGIPMANVATKIVLGETIVSLGYEAGYAPEPDTVSVKVPVFSFAKLRRVDITLGPEMKSTGEVMGRDVSLEKALYKGLVAAGMKLPQHGSVLVTVADKDKEDALTLAQRFKALGFDIMSTSGTAAYLNENQVHTRKVKKLSEGTPNLLDEIRAGKVSYILNTLTKGKQPARDGFRIRREAVENGVVVFTSLDTAEAMLNVLESMTFTSQPMPVFKEREAPLYV, from the coding sequence ATGCCACGATCTCATGAGTTACAAAAAATATTAGTCATCGGTTCAGGTCCGATTGTCATTGGACAGGCGGCAGAATTTGATTACGCCGGAACACAGGCATGTCAAGCATTGAAAGAAGAAGGATACGAAGTGATTCTCATCAACAGTAATCCTGCTACGATCATGACGGATACGAATATGGCCGACAAGGTTTATATTGAACCGATTACGCTCTCGTTTGTTTCTCGTATTATCCGTCAAGAAAAGCCAGATGGTGTCCTACCCACGTTAGGCGGACAAACAGGGCTGAACATGGCTGTAGAATTAGCCAATTCAGGAATTTTAGAAGAGGAGAATGTGCGCCTGTTAGGAACGGACCTCTCTGCCATACAAAAAGCGGAAGACCGTGATCAGTTCCGTTCCCTGATGAACGCCCTAAACGAACCTGTCCCAGACAGTGAGATTATCCATACGGTGGAAGAAGCTCTAACGTTCGCAAAGCAAGTCGGTTATCCGGTGATCGTCCGCCCGGCGTACACCCTTGGCGGCACAGGGGGTGGCATCGCGTCAAACGAAGAAAAGCTCATCGACATTGTCAGTAACGGTTTGAAGCAATCACCGGCACACCAGTGTCTCATCGAAAAAAGTATCGCCGGCTTCAAAGAAGTGGAATATGAAGTTATGCGAGATGCCAATGACACTTGTATCGTGGTGTGTAACATGGAGAATTTTGACCCAGTAGGGGTTCATACGGGAGACAGCATCGTCTTTGCCCCCACTCAAACACTATCGGATAGAGAAGTTCAAATGCTGAGAAGTTCAGCTTTAAGAATAATACGAGCGCTTGGGATTGAAGGGGGTTGTAACGTTCAATTTGCTTTAGATCCTGACACGTACCAATACTACGTCATCGAAGTGAATCCGAGAGTCAGTCGCTCCTCTGCTTTGGCGTCCAAGGCTACAGGCTATCCAATTGCCAAAATCGCAGCCAAAATTGCCGTGGGTTATCATCTCGATGAGTTAATCAACCCTGTGACTCAAAAGACGTATGCCAGCTTTGAACCTGCACTCGATTATGTCGTGACAAAGATTCCACGTTGGCCTTTTGATAAATTCCAATCGGCGAATCGTACGTTAGGCACACAAATGAAAGCGACGGGGGAAGTCATGTCCATCGGCCGAACGTTGGAAGAATCACTATTAAAAGCGGTTCGTTCACTCGAACTGGGGGCATACCATTTAGAGTTAGACGAATTAAGCCAAACGGATGATGTTACGTTACGTGAGCGTAGTGTAGAAGCGGATGATGAGCGAATTTTCATCGTCACAGAAGCGTTACGTAGAGGGCATTCTGTTGAGGATATCTGGTCCTGGACCCGGATTGACCGCTTTTTCTTACACAAGCTTGAACACATTGTGAGCATTGAACAGCATCTGCAACACCGTCGTTTCCAACTAGACTCCCTGCATGATGCCAAAAAGTATGGATTCACGGACCAGAAAATTGCAGAGCTGTGGGATACAGAGACGGAAGAGGTACGAGCGTTTCGTCAACAAGGAGGCATAACGCCTGTTTATAAAATGGTAGATACGTGTGCAGCAGAGTTTGATTCGGCCACCCCTTACTACTACTCAAGCTATGAAGTCGAAAATGAGGTGACGTCCACATCTAAGGAGAAAATTATGGTCCTCGGCTCAGGGCCAATTCGGATTGGCCAAGGCGTGGAGTTTGATTACGCCACGGTGCATGCGGTATGGGCCATAAAAGAAGCGGGCTATGAAGCCATTATCATTAATAATAACCCTGAGACGGTTTCTACGGACTTTAATACGTCCGACAAACTGTATTTTGAACCGCTATATATAGAGGATGTGCTTAATGTCATTGAACAGGAAAGACCAGAAGGGGTGATCGTCCAATTTGGGGGACAGACGGCCATTAATCTGACAGAAGGACTCCAGCGAGCAGGGGTACGTATCATCGGGACAGACAAAGAACACATTGATGCAGCGGAGGATAGGGAAAAGTTTGAGCGTTTAATGCATGAACTCGCCATACCACAACCACCAGGACAGACGGTTACCTCTGTTGAGGAGGCCGTCCATACGGCTGATGAACTAGGGTTCCCAGTACTCGTCAGACCCTCCTACGTGTTAGGCGGACGTGCGATGGAAATTGTCTATAACCGTGATGAATTACTTAACTACATGGCAAAAGCGGTGAAGGTCAATCCCAAACACCCCGTGCTTATCGATCGCTACATGCTAGGCAAAGAGATTGAAGTGGACGCCATATGTGATGGTAAAGACGTCCTTATACCTGGGATTATGGAGCATATTGAACGAGCAGGCGTCCACTCGGGTGACTCCATCGCCGTTTACCCACCTCAAACCATGAGTGAGGATATCAAGCGTCAAATTATCGATACAACGACTAAGATCGCCTTAGGACTCGAAATAAAAGGTCTTTTAAATATCCAATTCGTAATCTATCAGGGTACAGTCTACGTCATTGAAGTGAACCCTCGAGCGTCGAGAACGGTGCCTTTCCTAAGTAAGATTACAGGCATCCCTATGGCCAACGTGGCCACCAAGATTGTATTAGGTGAAACGATCGTTTCACTCGGCTACGAGGCAGGCTACGCGCCCGAACCTGATACTGTTTCAGTCAAAGTTCCGGTCTTTTCTTTTGCCAAGTTAAGGAGAGTCGACATAACCCTAGGGCCAGAAATGAAGTCTACGGGTGAAGTGATGGGACGGGACGTCTCCCTAGAAAAAGCGCTGTACAAAGGTTTAGTAGCGGCCGGAATGAAACTGCCACAGCACGGTTCTGTACTCGTCACCGTTGCAGACAAGGATAAAGAAGATGCGTTAACGCTGGCTCAACGCTTTAAAGCGCTAGGCTTTGACATCATGTCCACATCAGGGACGGCCGCCTACCTAAATGAGAATCAAGTACACACCAGAAAGGTGAAGAAGCTGAGCGAAGGGACGCCGAACCTATTAGACGAAATAAGAGCAGGTAAAGTGAGCTACATTCTGAACACACTGACCAAAGGCAAACAACCCGCCAGAGACGGCTTCCGTATCCGGCGTGAAGCGGTCGAGAACGGTGTCGTTGTTTTTACTTCATTAGATACGGCCGAAGCGATGCTTAACGTTTTAGAATCAATGACGTTTACATCTCAACCGATGCCTGTTTTTAAAGAAAGGGAGGCCCCCTTATATGTCTAA
- a CDS encoding carbamoyl phosphate synthase small subunit has protein sequence MTKTGFVILEDGHILEGKSFGAEKKAFGEVVFNTSMSGYQEVLSDPSYCGQIVTMTYPLMGNYGVNRDDFESLDPAIHGLIVKEQAQQPSNWRSEGSLSELLASRGIPGLYDVDTRQLTKIIRKHGAMKGMMATGIERKDIPQYLEQIRSTSLTTDQVAQVSTKNAFHCPGTKDRIVLIDYGCKAGILRELTDRHCDVRVVPYDTHAEDILKLRPDGVLLSNGPGNPKHVPQAVETVRALVGQVPLFGICLGHQLFALACGADTHKLTFGHRGANHPVKDLQTNKIMMTSQNHGYAVARDSLKQTPLEVTQLAVNDGTVEGLKHKEAPAFSVQYHPEASPGPFDSQAHFDQFLAMIEEHQNRKTSHYTPNFQVSKGEKDYATIS, from the coding sequence ATGACTAAAACCGGATTTGTTATCTTAGAGGACGGTCACATTCTTGAAGGTAAGTCCTTTGGTGCAGAAAAAAAAGCGTTTGGTGAGGTTGTATTTAACACAAGTATGTCAGGTTATCAGGAGGTGCTATCCGATCCTTCATACTGTGGCCAAATCGTGACCATGACCTATCCATTGATGGGGAACTACGGTGTCAATCGTGACGACTTTGAATCTTTAGACCCTGCCATCCACGGTCTTATCGTCAAAGAACAAGCACAGCAGCCGAGTAATTGGCGGTCAGAGGGATCACTTTCCGAATTGCTCGCTTCACGAGGAATCCCTGGATTATATGATGTCGATACGCGACAACTGACCAAGATTATCAGGAAGCACGGAGCAATGAAAGGTATGATGGCAACAGGCATTGAGAGGAAGGATATACCGCAATACCTTGAGCAGATTAGATCCACCTCTCTAACAACAGATCAAGTCGCTCAGGTATCTACGAAAAACGCGTTTCATTGTCCGGGGACAAAAGATCGCATCGTGCTTATTGATTATGGGTGTAAGGCTGGTATTTTACGGGAGTTGACTGATCGTCACTGTGACGTACGTGTCGTGCCTTATGATACACACGCTGAAGATATTCTTAAGCTACGCCCGGACGGCGTGTTGTTATCAAATGGTCCTGGTAACCCGAAACATGTCCCACAGGCGGTTGAAACGGTTCGAGCGTTAGTGGGTCAGGTCCCACTGTTCGGTATATGCCTAGGCCATCAGTTGTTTGCGCTCGCTTGCGGTGCAGATACGCACAAGCTCACCTTCGGTCACCGCGGGGCCAATCATCCCGTCAAGGACTTACAGACGAATAAAATTATGATGACCTCGCAAAATCACGGTTATGCTGTTGCACGTGACTCTCTGAAGCAAACGCCTTTAGAAGTGACACAGTTAGCGGTGAACGATGGCACTGTAGAAGGACTCAAGCATAAGGAAGCACCCGCTTTTTCCGTCCAATACCATCCGGAAGCGTCGCCAGGTCCGTTTGATAGTCAAGCGCATTTTGACCAGTTTTTAGCGATGATAGAGGAGCATCAGAATAGAAAAACAAGTCACTATACACCAAACTTCCAAGTGTCGAAGGGAGAGAAAGATTATGCCACGATCTCATGA
- a CDS encoding dihydroorotase, with protein sequence MGLLLKNGWVMNHQGKGIQIDVLLKGDRVHKLGKGFPEDHHQVIDCEGKWVLPGFIDMHVHLREPGFEHKETIESGTRAAAKGGFTTIACMPNTKPVLDAAEQIQSIHDQAKRVGAVNVLPIGAITQRQLGETLCDFEAMQRVGIVAVSDDGVGVQSAGKMKEAMSQAAKLGLPVVAHCEDNSLIQGGCVHDGAYAQTHGLRGIPSECEAVHIARDILLAEQTGVHYHVCHISTKESVRLVREAKHNGIPVTAEVTPHHLLLSENDIPGLDPNFKMNPPLRSEEDRQALIEGLLDGTIDFIATDHAPHAQEEKEMGMERAPFGIVGLETAFPLLYTHLVQKGLLTLKALIDKLTRVPAERFNLARGTLREGAIADITIVDLELEQSINPRDFASKGQNTPFTNWTCQGWPTMTIVNGQVVWSTERGIEQQSQEGVVNHD encoded by the coding sequence ATGGGATTATTATTGAAGAATGGTTGGGTGATGAACCACCAGGGGAAAGGAATTCAAATAGACGTGTTGTTGAAAGGTGACAGGGTACACAAGCTGGGAAAGGGATTTCCTGAAGACCATCATCAGGTCATTGACTGTGAAGGTAAATGGGTATTACCAGGTTTTATTGACATGCATGTACACCTTCGAGAACCAGGTTTTGAACATAAAGAAACCATAGAGTCGGGAACAAGAGCGGCAGCGAAGGGCGGCTTTACCACCATTGCTTGTATGCCTAATACAAAGCCAGTCTTAGATGCCGCTGAACAAATCCAGTCTATTCACGATCAAGCCAAACGAGTAGGAGCCGTGAATGTCCTCCCCATAGGAGCCATCACTCAACGCCAACTCGGGGAAACGTTATGCGACTTTGAAGCGATGCAACGCGTAGGTATTGTAGCCGTATCGGATGACGGTGTGGGCGTACAATCAGCAGGGAAAATGAAAGAAGCGATGAGTCAAGCGGCCAAGCTAGGCCTGCCTGTTGTTGCGCATTGTGAAGATAACTCACTGATCCAAGGTGGGTGCGTTCATGACGGCGCATATGCACAAACCCACGGGCTAAGGGGGATACCTTCTGAATGTGAGGCCGTGCATATCGCCCGAGATATCCTCCTAGCAGAACAGACGGGCGTACATTACCACGTCTGTCATATCAGCACCAAAGAATCCGTCCGACTTGTACGTGAAGCGAAGCATAACGGCATCCCAGTTACAGCTGAAGTGACCCCACACCACTTGTTGCTTTCGGAGAACGATATTCCTGGCTTAGACCCCAACTTCAAAATGAACCCTCCCCTTCGCTCGGAGGAGGATCGCCAAGCCCTCATAGAGGGACTACTGGACGGTACGATCGATTTTATCGCCACAGATCATGCGCCCCACGCACAAGAGGAAAAAGAGATGGGCATGGAACGCGCACCATTTGGCATTGTAGGCCTAGAGACAGCCTTTCCATTACTATACACGCACCTCGTTCAAAAAGGCCTATTAACCTTAAAAGCACTCATCGATAAGTTAACACGTGTGCCGGCTGAGCGCTTCAACCTAGCCAGGGGCACACTGCGAGAAGGGGCCATCGCCGATATCACGATCGTGGACCTAGAGCTAGAACAGTCAATCAATCCGAGAGACTTTGCTTCAAAGGGTCAAAATACACCGTTTACGAACTGGACGTGTCAAGGCTGGCCAACGATGACCATCGTTAACGGGCAAGTGGTATGGTCGACTGAAAGAGGAATTGAACAGCAAAGTCAGGAGGGAGTGGTCAACCATGACTAA
- a CDS encoding aspartate carbamoyltransferase catalytic subunit has product MRSLLGLRDVDAGDIDRLLTRAQEMQEYPDDVQHLLSHTYVAHLFFENSTRTRFSFEVATKNLGAQVLHFQENVSSTQKGETFRDTLKTLEAMGVQAAVIRHAQNGILQEVSKGMDMRLINAGVGHEEHPTQALLDLLTMKQEFGHLRGLKVAIIGDLTHSRVLRSNVFALQKLGAHVLLAGPPNLKPEEEILSRCQCVTVDEAIQAADVVMMLRIQFERHSQTWSLGQEQYHQQYGLTVQRANRMQSHAIIMHPAPFNRDVEIASALVESPRSRIFKQVTNGVAVRMAVLERACTSTPSAEEHSKRIVKV; this is encoded by the coding sequence ATGAGGAGTTTATTGGGGTTAAGGGATGTAGACGCAGGAGACATTGACAGGTTATTAACCAGAGCACAAGAGATGCAGGAGTATCCAGATGATGTACAACATCTACTCAGTCACACCTACGTCGCTCATTTATTTTTTGAAAATAGCACTAGAACCCGCTTTTCCTTTGAAGTTGCTACCAAGAATTTAGGGGCTCAGGTGCTTCACTTTCAAGAAAACGTCTCTAGCACCCAAAAAGGGGAGACGTTTCGTGACACATTAAAAACGTTAGAAGCGATGGGTGTTCAGGCAGCTGTAATAAGACACGCCCAAAACGGCATTTTACAAGAAGTGAGCAAAGGCATGGACATGCGACTCATCAACGCAGGGGTGGGCCATGAAGAACACCCTACACAAGCGTTACTCGATTTACTCACGATGAAACAGGAGTTTGGCCATTTGCGAGGCCTTAAAGTGGCCATTATCGGAGACTTAACACATAGTCGCGTCTTGCGCTCTAACGTATTTGCACTCCAGAAGCTGGGGGCGCACGTCCTGCTCGCTGGACCACCAAATCTTAAGCCTGAAGAGGAGATTCTCTCGCGATGCCAGTGTGTGACAGTGGATGAAGCTATCCAAGCAGCGGATGTCGTCATGATGCTTCGTATCCAGTTTGAGCGCCACAGCCAAACGTGGTCATTAGGTCAAGAACAATACCATCAGCAATACGGTCTGACCGTACAACGAGCGAATCGTATGCAATCTCATGCGATCATTATGCATCCCGCCCCATTTAATCGGGACGTGGAGATTGCCTCAGCACTAGTCGAATCGCCTCGCTCGCGCATCTTTAAGCAAGTCACAAACGGTGTAGCAGTGAGGATGGCCGTATTAGAGCGGGCGTGCACCTCAACCCCGTCAGCAGAAGAGCACAGCAAACGCATTGTCAAGGTATAA